The Brassica rapa cultivar Chiifu-401-42 chromosome A10, CAAS_Brap_v3.01, whole genome shotgun sequence genome segment AGCACGTAGACTCTCACCTTCTCCTGATGCAGACTTTCCAAGTTCACTTTCAGACCTCTTTTTCTTCCCCAAACTCCCATTTTTAGAGCCAACTGCATGCTCATGCTTATCACTCGAGACTCCGGCGCTTGGTTTCTCTTTAAGCAACATTTTTGAGCTTTCACAACCAGCGATATTAAGATCCGAAACCACCTTCTTGTCAAAAGATTCCTTCTTACTGCCCTTTAATTTCTGGTTAGGACCAATGGGATTATTATCTGTAGCAGCTCGACTATCAGGCAGACGCTTGGCTCTAAGAACCTCATCTTTAGATCTTTTATCCGAGCCAGGCTCCTGTCCGTCACCACCCGGGGATGAATCTTCCTCTCCTATGCAAGGCTTTGTCTCAGCACCATTATTCTCAACTACTTTATGGAGACCAGGATCCGCCCTAGAATCAAACTTATCAGAATTCTCATCATCACCAGTGTCTCTATGATCTGTTTCATCCAATGCCTTAGCCTTGGTCAAACTAGGCTCAACAGCATTCAAAAGCGCCTCACTACCCAAGTTATCTGACTTGCGATTCTGCGACTTCTCAAATGCAGCGGAGATCTCCTCCACAGCTTGTGCGAAGTGCTTGACCGTTTTACCTTGACATCTTTTTAACAGTTTACTCTTTGCCTCACTAGTGAAAGCTTGAATATCAGGAGGCGCAACAAAAGCTCTGCATCAAAGTATGATTACTTGGTCAGTGACTAATATTGAGAAAACGAAATCACAATCAAACAACAAGGAGAAACAAAGAAGTGATGTTGCAATCAGGAAAGGAACTACCAAATCACAGTAACATAACAAATTGACAAGACAAAAATGCATATAGCTTTCTAAGTCGTGGTAAGAAAAATCTAAAACCACCAACAATCAATAGACACAGAAGAGGCATGCTTACATTTCCTGTGTTCCAAAGAAATAAACGAAGTATTTCTTTGGGTCTGGTACATGATCCCAATCTTCGGGCCGGTCGATCTGAAACACAAAACATTTACTTTACAGAAGTTAAGTTAAGTCAAAATGAACAATCCTACGCAGCTCAATAGCAATTCAAACGCTCTGGCCATGAGAGATACTACATATCAATAAGCTAGAGGACTATACTACTGTCTTTGAGCTTCACACAACTTCAgcacaaaaataagaaaaagtttgCTTCGGCATACAATAAAAGCAGCATTATTGTGTATGAAGAGAAAACACAGCATTGGAGCTATCCAGAAGAACCTTAGAGAAATTCAATCCGCCAATAAACAAAACGCCATAAAACTAAACTAACACAAAGAAAACACAATTACGTAGAACCAAGCTTAACCCCCGAAAAAAGACAAACGTAGGAACTATAAGGTTAAGCGAGTAGACAAGAGTATGtgcaaaacccaaaaaaaacaacatgATCATGACCAAAGATGCAATGaaggcgagagagagagagagagcagaaGACGCACCTTAGCAGGCCAAGCAGGAAAGCCTTTGACTTTAGCAAGAACGAGATCACCCAGTCTCAACTCTCCTTTCGCGATGCCTTTGCTCCCCGTTTTTCTACGGCTTGGAGCCATCGGCGACTCTGAATAAGAACCCTAATTTTGAGTTCAGAATAGAAACACCGAAACGAAATCGCCGAAGCCCAGAGAAACTTCGACTCTTCACCGGATATTGATTCCGCCGTAGAATCCGCTGATGGAGACCGCTAGGGCTTCGAGCAATGAAGCGAAAAcgagtaagagagagagacagaggtAAGAGTCGAATCGAAGGGAATTAGAGCAAAGAGGAAGCGAAAGTTTTAGTCGGGAGATTTTgtgaagaggaagaagctaAAGCGAAACTGGTTTACTCACGTCGCCGCCTTTTCCTCTCCCTCCCCCTCTTCACAGAAACGAGAACGATAtcactttttttccttttttattcttttataattaatttttttttttacaaaattgccTTTTACTAACTTTTGTTAATGCCTGCCCCTTTTCACAAAAAAACATCAATAGATGAAGAGAAAAACTTCATTTTTCTGAGTCTAGAGGTATCAAAAGGTGATCAAGTAAACAAAAGAGAGTATGTACTACTACTAGAGTTGTGAGCAGCAGACAGTTTATAGGGGACTAGGCGACTTCACATCGTTATTGTTGATGAGACTGCAACTGGAATGGATAAACCAATGCCATTTAGCTAAAGCGAAAACAGTCTTAAGAATGGATTGATATGAGGAAAAGTGAAAAAGGTCTGCGAAATAACCCCTTTCCAGAGGttatcatcaccatcatcatcaatggAAAATAAATCTCTAACAAGAGCAAAGgagaaaaaggagaagaaaCAAAGTTTATTTCTTTGATTACCAGTTTCTCTCAACTTTTATCTTTGCTTTCACCTCCAACAGCATCCTTCACCAGCTCCAATGGTCTCTCATCAATCACTTCGTCTATTATACCAAACGCTTTAGCCTCCTCAGGAGTCATGAAATGATCCCTATCCATGTTTTTCTCAATCACATCAATAGATTGCCCCGTGTGTTTCACGTACAGCTGGTTCAAAGCATCCCAAACACGAACAATCTGCTTCGTGTGGATAGTCATATCCTTAGCTTGTCCACTATATCCTCCTGAAGGTTGATGAATCATGACGCTCGCGTTTGGAAGTGCCCGTCTCTGTCCCTTGGCACCTGCTGCCAAGAGCAGAGAAGCCATGGACGCAGCTTGGCCTAAACAAATCGTGCTTATCGGAGATCGAATGTACTGCATAGTATCGTAAATCGCAAGACCTGTTGCAAGATAACCATAACGGATCAACATTTCATCACTAAGAAGAAGATTCATCAACAACTTTTTACACAGATGATCGAATATTCCAGAAACTTCTTAAGTTTGATACTAATCACTATCATCTTCTACAAAAGCACGAGTAGATTCTCAATTTCAGATCCAATAATTTCCCAAGCAACAGACTATAGATCCAAAGCAATCGAATCCATGGACACTCGCAACATTACAGAGAGATCGTAACCGTAAACCGGATAAGCGTACCGGTGGTGACGTGTCCGCCTGGTGAATTAATCAACTAAGTTTAGTACTAATCACTATCATCCTCTACAAAAAGCACGAGTAGATTCTCAAACTCAGATCCAATGATATCCCAAGCAACAGATTATAGATCAAGCTGAAGAACAAAGCAATCGAATCCGTGGAGATTCGCAACACTACAGAGAGAGATCGTAACCGTAAATCGGATAAGCGTACCGGCGGTGACGTGTCCGCCTGGTGAATTGAGGTACATATGAATCGGCTTCGAAGGATTCTCGGACTCGAGGTAGAGAAGCTGAGCCACGACGACGTGTGACGTGTCGTCGTTTATGGGGCCGTTGATGCAGATTATACGCTCCTTGAGCAGGCGCGAGAAGATATCGTAAGCTCTCTCGCCTCGCGATGAAGTCTCGATAACCATCGGTATTACGCTGTAGCTTCTTCTCGCTATGGCGGTGGCTATCGCCGTCGGTGGTGGTGTTGTCCATAGCCTCTTCGCGCCGGAGATCAGACCCCTCATGACTCGAGTTTCTAGGGTTGTGCTTGGAAGAAAGAGGGGAAGATATGCAGGAGACGCTGACTAGTAGCTTATGCATTCTTTTTTTCCCGTAATTCTATAGTCtttattttagtttcttttactacatttctcttttttttttttttacagtggctaaatgtttgtttagaatttgttatgaatataattttttataaattttacaatgaaaacaaaatttaaatataaaaatgaaattatccTATTTATCTAACATTTTGGTTTTAagtataaaatacatatataagatcaaaacttttatatattatagtttatagaACATGAGAAATACTATATATGAAGCTGTCGGCTTTGAATATGTCAAAAATAATTTGCGTTCAAAGTATGATTTGATTAActtcttataaaatatatatttgaccaGTAGACTGAAGACAAATTTCTCTATCAGTTACATATATATGCTATAATAGTAGCCGAAATTAGATTGTTCATCTGCTTTGGGCCATGACCGTTTTTGATGGAGTGTCTATAGTTTGTTCAGTTGTCCCCCTAAGCCGGTGCGGTGAGGATATATGATGTTGGAAGAACCGGCTTTGAATATGTCAAAAATAATTTGCATTCAAAGTATGATTTGGttaactttttataaaatatatatttgctaGTAGACTGAAGACAAATCTCTATATCGGTTAAATATCTCCTATAATGGCAGTCGAAACGAGATGGTTCATCTGTTTTGGGCCATGACCGTCTCTGACGGAGCCTTTGTAGCTTGTCCAGTTATCCCCCCTAAGCTGGTGAGGATATATGATGTTCTTAAACTGATTATTGTTGCAAACATGATCAAGATCTAGAGAATTATTTGAGGCAAATGAACCAGAAAAGTCAGCAAAGATCAACGGTGATATATATCTGAGACTTTGGTCACACGatgtattaaatatttatactgTCTGGCTGGCTATGTCACTGTCACAAAATTCACATCTGCCCAAAGAACGGGAAAACGCGGGCACCAGCAACCCAATAACAAATATAAAACCAAACAACGTTATTTGCGCACTAAATGATTGCAAATAAAAtccttataaataaatataataaatattgcAAATAATCTCCATGGAgctattaacttttttttatgacATCGCCTGTTATCAACGTTAACAGGCGATGAAAAAATTGCAAGCTAAGCTAAAGGGATTATACGGTCCTAGGCAAGATCGATAAATTACACAAAGGAAAGAAGCAACATGAAGCAAGACGCCCATCAACATCAAACTCTTGTACTTTCTGATCGGgtttcctatatatatattaccattAAGTACATAActtataagaagaagaaaagtgaCAGAAAcacttataaaaattattttgtgtaGTGAGTACAACGAACACTCTAGAGTAACGACCACGGCTGCTAAATATTGACTTCCAAAAAACCACGGATAATATACTATCCACTTAATGTATCCATTCACAATCGATCAATCATCGTTATTAAACGGATACACTGTTTTgcttaagaaaacaaaaaaaatatttgaccaACCCCATTATAATAtagaaacatatttaaaaaaaaaaagagagatcgtCACGACAATGAAACGCGATTTTGCCGGCCAAGAAACCCGTCCATAACGACTTTTCTTTTATACGACTCTGAATTCAAATCAGGCACACACGAAGAACCGTCGCTACCGCTGCGTTTGCGTTTTGCTAACGCGGCTGCGTCTCTAAGACGAGGCAGAAAGTAACACCAAGCGGATGTACATAGAATCGCACAGAGCCGACCCCAAACTAGCATAATCACCAGCGTCAATACAATGACTGAAATACCAATCACCGGGTCAAACTTTTCGACCCGTGGCCCGTTTTTCTCCCGAGACGGTTTCATGTCGAGTTTCCCGTAACGGGTTGAGTTGGATATACGTTCAGGACACGTGTCTCTTCTGGAGGAAGGCTCAGTGGGTTTCGATCGGTCGGTGGTTACGACTTGTAAGTCCTTCGGTTTTGTCTGAATAACAAgaataaacttttcaaaaaaaaaaaaaaaaaaaatggattcaAATCATAAAACGATTTAGTGTCGCATCAGAAGATTCCCAAATGTTTTTACGTTTCAAAAATCATAGGTACAAAAATCAAACTGGACATCAAAGAAGTTTAATTGTCTGAAAATGATTtacgacaaaaaaaacaaaacaaaacaaaacgtgAAGAAGTCTTTTGAGATTCTATGAAAGATACCTCTTTTGTTTCATGATTCACGGCGGTCTTCTCACCAGCCGGAATATTCTTACGATCAGCCATACGACTTATCAGCGGGACGGGTTTCTTCTTATCATCAGTTTCCACACTCAAAGTCTGTTTCTCCGTTTCCTCGATGGGCGCCGGTTTGATCTCTCTGTTCTTCGAGCGAAACTTAGAACATAGAAGCCACCGACTTggcttcttattcttcttcttcatcttcgtaTGCATCTCACCACCCTTGTCCGTCTCAAACATCCCCTTGTTGTCGGAGTATATTTTACGGGAAAATCCAAAACATCCTAGAAAATACGAAGAAGGCCCGTTTCTTTCTCGGGCTCTCTTATCGGTTTTCGCCATTGAAGTCGAATTGAATGAAAGAGAAACTGTGCATTCGTGCGAAGACTTTGAAATATCGCTCGGAGCGGTTGGgttttatcctttttttttttattttgattaaaataatgttattagTATTGACACAGTTTCGAATCACGGTAACGTACTTTATTACTACCAAAATTTGGATGGATATTTATTATCGTAAAGTGAATTGAAGTGTATATTAGTGTAACTTTTGGCTTAAGTTACATACATTATATTGTGCAAAAggagttttttttcttgaataaatttaacatttcattcaaaaaaaaaaagtaaagtgaAGTGTACAAATATcacataaaaaaattgttatggATTATTTTTCAGAGGAAACAGATAAATTAAGAGTGAAAAATACAAGCAAAAATTAATTATAGTTAcgtttaaaagaaaataaattaagaacATATTATTGAACCAACAGGGGAAATACTAGTAATGTCTTTATCCAACGAGAAACATGATTAAGCAAGAAATAGAGAATTTGTTCCCACTTTTGATATTTGTATTCTAAATTTAAGATTATATTCCCCAACTCTCCCAATAGAAAGAACTAGAATATTATTCCGACAGATCAATGTAGCTTAATGAAAATAGCTGACAGTAAAAGATATTTTTACAAGATAAGATTATAAatgttaaactatattttttgttGGAAAATGCATTATATGGTCAATCACATGTCCTAATTAAGGCAGTATAGATTGGAATATTCAAAAACAGTGAGAAAGCAGACGTGTCCGATTACATCATGAATTCAGACGTATGAACAAAACCGTGTATACAATAACGAACCACATTATTCAAGACTGTAGATAGATTAGGACGAAAGATTCATCTTGATAAAAGGGATTAATTTAATGAAACACaaagataaaattaataaaaccaaagtaaagttcaaaagaagaaaaataagtaTCGTAGTGTCCACGTTTCTAACTTCTCCGTCGGACTTCTTCATTTAGCTTTTTCTCGATGACCCATCCAATGTTATCCAATAAAATATGTGGAGATTTTGCTTTTTGTATCATTCATTATTCACCTGTACATATTTGGAGACCCATTTCATCCCATTTTGGGTTTAAAACGTGTGGGTCTCTTAATACTTTTGGGCTCAAAAGATTGTTGATATTTGAAATAGTAGTAACACAAATTGCTGCGAgattcaatgtgaaatctttcaAGAAATTTAAACGAGAAGT includes the following:
- the LOC103847140 gene encoding ATP-dependent Clp protease proteolytic subunit 2, mitochondrial; the encoded protein is MRGLISGAKRLWTTPPPTAIATAIARRSYSVIPMVIETSSRGERAYDIFSRLLKERIICINGPINDDTSHVVVAQLLYLESENPSKPIHMYLNSPGGHVTAGLAIYDTMQYIRSPISTICLGQAASMASLLLAAGAKGQRRALPNASVMIHQPSGGYSGQAKDMTIHTKQIVRVWDALNQLYVKHTGQSIDVIEKNMDRDHFMTPEEAKAFGIIDEVIDERPLELVKDAVGGESKDKS
- the LOC103847141 gene encoding uncharacterized protein At5g23160, producing the protein MAKTDKRARERNGPSSYFLGCFGFSRKIYSDNKGMFETDKGGEMHTKMKKKNKKPSRWLLCSKFRSKNREIKPAPIEETEKQTLSVETDDKKKPVPLISRMADRKNIPAGEKTAVNHETKETKPKDLQVVTTDRSKPTEPSSRRDTCPERISNSTRYGKLDMKPSREKNGPRVEKFDPVIGISVIVLTLVIMLVWGRLCAILCTSAWCYFLPRLRDAAALAKRKRSGSDGSSCVPDLNSESYKRKVVMDGFLGRQNRVSLS